A stretch of DNA from Solea solea chromosome 11, fSolSol10.1, whole genome shotgun sequence:
gatttccagcttcttaaatgtgaatatgttctgctttctttgctccatgtaacaaagaaatcattcaaactgaatcattttggttcgtcgacaaaacaagacatttgagaacatcatcatgtccacatttttcaacattttatggacaaaacgatattatgaaaataatcactagttgcagccctacttaaTACATAAAGCTTCAGTTGTCTTGACAATGTCTACAGGTCTTAacttgctgccatgtgattggctgttgacagtgtacctaataaagtggctggtgagtgtataaCGGAAAAGCCATGTTAACAAACTGTCTCCAGCTCTTATGATTCAGAGCCTGTGTGATGCAACAGTTTTACCAGGCTCCCTCACACCAGTAAAGATCAGCAGAGCTTAAAATAGAACTTTACCGGTCACTTCACTCCGCCAGCTGACTCCAACTTCTGCTGCTCTGGGTTCCGGGTTGGCGcgtacaggaggaggaggaggaggaggaggaggagggaagagctTAAAGCCTGGAGGAAAAGATTTGTGTGGCtgcctttaaaaagaaaacatgaagtaAGTCCGTGGAGTCACATGGCTCGAGTGGACTCGGCGTTTCACAAGTGTCCCAGTGTGTTTAAAGAAGAGTGTCCATGCGGtgacagcagctgtttgtccAATCACTCGTGACGATGGCAAACGGAAATGAGACGGTTGTTTACTTTTCTGAGCAGGTGGTCGTGCTGTGTTCGTGCGCGCTGTCGTTCGTGGGCTCCTCTCTCATCATCGTCACCTTCATCGCGTGGTCCGATTTACGCACCACTCCGCGGAGACTGCTGGTCTTCCTCTCCGTGTCGGACTGGTTGTCCGCCGTCTCGTACGCATACGGAGTGTGGAGCGTTTTCCGCACAGACTCGGTGGACTGCGTCGTCCAAGGAGCCGTGTCCACTTTCGCAAACACCAGCTCCTTCTTTTGGACTGTGGCCATCGCCATTTACCTGTACGTCTTCATCGTCAGGTCCAGCCAAAGAGTCGCTGACAGTCTGGTGCTGGTTTTTCACCTGGTCAGGtgagtgtctgctgctgctgctactactactgctgctgagTATGGGCTCTACTTTTATCTATAAAAAGCACTAGATACTATTCGtagtatgtgtgtttatgtgtatacagtgtacatgggtgtatgtatgtatgtatatatatatatatatatatatatatatatatatatatatatatatatatatatatatactgtatacatgacCAATGCCTATCTTTAGAAACTAGAAAGAACATGGCTTATATATCATGAGCAGTTTAAgagagttaaagctgcagtctgtaactttgttgttgattttattgaacaaaaacatgcacactttATTTGAGCTGTGGACTGGAAGCACTAATGTTTTACATGATTACATGAcgttaagaaaaccaaattactgTCTTAGTAAGAAGTGTTCATCCTCTCAAACTCCTgaatttaaattacatttttcacgggcacttctttgtgtttccagtcgTACTCAACAACCTGTTCGCACCTTTCTTGTTTGTTAGCACAGTGTGTAGCACAGTAATGTTCCCACAAggtctaaacactgctatagtgaGAACGTGGAGCTGAGGGGCTtcatcagcagtgtgtgtgaactcatttgacaatggtctGAATTGTTTGTATATCATATGACACTTATGATCTTGTATCTCCAAGCTGCATTGTGTGTCTGTACTGCAGTTCACTTGTGCTGGACATGAGCACAATGTATGTAAGTCAAATGCAGAGTATACAGTTTGTTGCATGTGTCTCAACATTGTCTTTTGTGTGACATTAATGAGCCGTCTGTGTTGATTGAGAAGCTGTGAAGTGGCAGCAGTTTCACTGTATAATTGATCTATTTTTGACCACAGTAACATGTCTGTTGAGGTCATTCTAATTTTGTTTCTGTGAATTCTCAGTTGTTCTATTGAGCTGAAGATCACACAGCAGAGCCATTCATCGAGGCTtctgcacacaacacacacacaaatacaagtgtgtacttgtatttgttacctctttagaaccttttctggcataaacactggtcctaatgaggccgAACCTCTTTTCtgattaagtttagggctaagaatTGGGTTAgagttaaccctaaccccatctagtctggtcagtaaGGGGttggtcaagtgaaaaaaattaaaacatttttggggGGAATGGCATTCATTCTGTAGGGATGGTCAATATGAGcataaaatgatatcatgatTTTTTCCGTCATGATGTGGCAACgtcaattttttttatgaaatttcaCAGAATTACAAAATAAAGGCATTTGCATTGATATGGGGGGATTTAtagtttacaataaaatgtcttaaagatgcaaaatcaattttattaatttaaaaaaaaaacatacagaaataactccaTAATGACTTATTAAATGGCAGGCTGCATTAAATCAATTGGAGGGGCCGCAACTTTAAAACCTCTGATTTAGAGTGAAGAAGGAGAAAACTGCTCCCTCAGGGAGGAACATGACCAACATGGCTTCCTTAgacactaaaataaataatgttcttGTTTAGCTGACACTGCAGTGTTGTGTCACACAAAAGCCTTAAGCTCAAGATAATCTACCACATGGAGTCACATGTCTTGTTGAACTCCgcaaacatttacatgtgtgaaGCGTTTTATCCTGTAAACCGTGTTTTGTCCAGCTGGGGCGTTCCTCTCATCATCACTGTTGCAGCCGTGTGCCTGAACAAGATTGGCTATGACGCGTCTGAGGTGTCCGTGGGCTGGTGCTGGGTCAGCATCAATGCTCCTGACCGTGTCCTGTGGATGCTGCTGACTGGAAAGATCTGGGAGTTTCTGGCTTACCTCACCCTCCCTGTCCTCTACATCCTGATCAAGAGGCACATCCACATCGCGGTGAGGTCCAAACCAGGTCTCAGCCTGTTGATTGGTTTGTTCACAGTAAactcacagaaaaaaataatcagatcTGTGGATCTAgattcagtaaacattttttaatatgtttaataaaatCTTGTGTCACGCTGCGTCCGCAGCATGCCGCCTTGTCCGAGTACCGGCCCATTTTGGCCAACAGGCCTCCGTcccactccttctcctccaTGGCTGACAGGAAGCTGACATTCATTCCTATCATCTTCATTGTCCTGCGCATCTGGAGCACGGTGCGCTTCATCCTGCTGCTGGCGGGCTCTGCAGCCAGACAGAGCCCAGTGCTCGTCACCTTACATGTGAGTCAAGTATCTGCTGATCTCCTCTCACTTTAATGTTTATTCTGCGAGTCACTTGCCCTGTTAATGCTGctttatttagattttgttAGTGTGTATAATGTAACccctagatttttttttttgccacgaCAATTCAAGTCAaaggggctgcaactaacaattatttagtcatttagttgttgatcagtgtttctcaaacctagaaattatgttttcaaatgtcttgttttgtccacaaatcaaaataatttcCTCGTTTTATGGAGTGAAGAAACtccaatattcacatttaaagaaaaatcgTTGGCGTCGTTTTAATtagtacaaaaaacaaacacatttttgattaatttagtaatcactCGACACtaaaataattgttgcagctcaACAAAATAGTTTCTCACATCAAATGTCCAAATGAATCATTGTAATTAATCATTGTCGACTTTTATAGTGTAAGTTGCGGCTTTTGGTGCTCACTTTGGCAAGATATTAGTCATATTCGTTGATATTAATAATCCTCTGAAATTATAACTCCTTATGAATGTGGGAAACTGGTGTATATGAtggcaaaaaaaagtgacaatatACTTAGTGTTGAAGGTTTGAGGGTATGATTGCCAGTGAATCACCACACAGCCGTCATGACAATTTCCTGTTTGTGGGTTATTTTTGAACATCTGAAAAGTTGCTCAATAATTATACCAACAGTTTTTCAATGGCAAAAACCTGCATTGCTAAATGGTTAACAATTTAATATTTCACAATGgagtaatgttttatttcatcatattGCCAATTTGGGTGTAAAATATTATAATCTTTGCATTAATATTATTCATAGGTATTAGTCAGTAAAATAAGAAATtataaatgtaatcatttataaTAAGAATTTTTTTCACTCAACCCTTTTGAGAGACATTTTGCTGCCACTCTGTTCTTTCGTTTGCTCCCACAGGGTATTGGCAACACCTCACAGGGAGCAGCCAACTGCatcctgtttgtgttgttcacCAAGCCCATGCGCACACGCCTGTGCACGGCACtctgctactgctgctccaGGTGTCGAGCAGAGGGCCAGTACTCGCACGATGCCTCTCACAGGCTGCTGCCAAACCAGGACGAGTCCACACagataggaggaggaggaggaggagaagaagatggcggcggcggcagcagccgAGCTGGGAATCAAAGATGACGCCTGGTTCTGTGGATGAGGTGGAGAAGACGGGCGGCAGAGGCTTGTATGTGAAGCGAGTGGTGGCTGCACGGCCTCCGCTTCACACTGAGCCTCATTAGAGCAAGTGCCTGCAGAGAGGGATGGAGCTTCTGCtggtgcgtgcatgtgtgtggcacACGTCACGTCACACGCCTGCACTTTGGCTGATGTGAAGACTCTACGCCAGCTTTTGATGAAacattttgaatatgacataAATGCCTCATCCAGATACTTTTTGTACTGTAGTTGCATTTTTTAAACgtaaagaagaaatgaaaatgatctcTTGTGACTTTGTCACCTCAGGAATATGGCTGACTAACCACCTTGCCATATTTGGGTTCACTAATGAGGTTCACTAGGGCTTCGcgatttttgaataaatatctaagtgcgattattttgacaggaattgcgagtGTGATATATCGGAGGGAATTTTGACATCATTATTCAGATTTTCattcaaagaaacaaagatgcCCTCTTCAGTGTGTAGAATAAGAGGTGTTTAGATCCAGATTTtaattctaaaatctaaaatgatattttgacacacattttagcTTTCACAAATATTGTGCCTCCTGCAATTTGAGAATTGTAGTAGGCCGTACTGCGATTTCGATAAATACTTGATCAATTGTTCagctctaacacacacacacacacacacagacaatggtATCAAACTTCCTGTTCAATGTAGTGAAGCGACATGAATGTGTCATGGTCAGCATATGACCATGacacattcatgtgtatgggtattacaaacacacataattcAGCTTCAGATCTCTACAACATCAATATGGTTAGTCAGAATTCAAGTTCTAGACATCTTTAATGATCCTCAGTTGAAGATATCTGCATTGTCCTTTTTAGATTTCTCTCTGAAACTGTATTGTAGATGTctatcatgacataaaaaaaagtcctgaaCAGAAAACTAGAGAgtttttttcactctttactccatatatgttctcagccactattttccaACATAAACCGTGTGTGAAGGGGAGCCACCTCTCATTTGCTTTACGTGATCTCTAAAAGAAGGGTTTGCACCTTTTTATTCCAGAGttttcagttaatgtcacaGGCGGGGAAATCACCTGTGTTTTAGTATGAAAGAGATGGAAGAAATTATGGCCTTTTCACTTTCTGTGgtaaatgtactgtaatgtgtTTAGACATGTCACAGGTTTAAACCTGAAATATTGCTAACGTGCACTGATGGAGAGTGGTCATAATGTTGCTGGTGTGATTTGACCAGTTTCTGTAAATATttcgtttttttatttgtcatccGAACAGAAATTCTTAAATATCAAGAAAACTACAGCTGCATTTCATTTTGTGAGAGAACTGCAAAGCCTTTACCGTCATTTAAGCACaacattgtttatgttttggtgcCTACTCATTTTTCCAATGTACCTTAAATATTatacatagaatagaatatgtACTAATATATCACTCTGTatattcaaacatgttttatgttctCTTTAAAATCTAGTTAatgaacatttatttgaataataCACCAGAGTTCCATTAAAGTATGAGACAGTCTCTAAAACAATCTCATGTGAAACCTATGTCTAAAATTAAAATACTCATCCCAACCTAACGTAGGAGTTGCGGCGGTTGTGAGGCAGTGAAGTTGCGAAAGTCCATCAGCGTTTCATGTGTCACCAGCATGAAGTCAACATCAGCACCGTCATCCCGGTCAGACGTGTGATCTATCGTCACATGTCGTCCTTCCTCCTTGAAACTTGAAGCTTTCTCATGAGCCTcacttctcctctgacctcctcTGCTCTCTTACGTCTGGTTTTCTAGACTTGAGGCAACAAGCATGAGCACATGAACCTAATGAACCTCGTGGTCTGCGTTACAACCATAGCAACTCCCAACTGTCATGAATATTGGCTAGAATAATAGTTTAGTACGTCTGTTCTGGGAAGATAAGCTGCATTCAAACAAGATTAATGATTGTGGTGGTTGTCGGTGAGGGTGAGGAAGGTCAACTTCTCCCATGGtgactgtttattttctcttcaaaTGACTATTGTTGTTTGTTCGCAGAGGACAAACACCTAT
This window harbors:
- the gpr157 gene encoding G-protein coupled receptor 157; the protein is MANGNETVVYFSEQVVVLCSCALSFVGSSLIIVTFIAWSDLRTTPRRLLVFLSVSDWLSAVSYAYGVWSVFRTDSVDCVVQGAVSTFANTSSFFWTVAIAIYLYVFIVRSSQRVADSLVLVFHLVSWGVPLIITVAAVCLNKIGYDASEVSVGWCWVSINAPDRVLWMLLTGKIWEFLAYLTLPVLYILIKRHIHIAHAALSEYRPILANRPPSHSFSSMADRKLTFIPIIFIVLRIWSTVRFILLLAGSAARQSPVLVTLHGIGNTSQGAANCILFVLFTKPMRTRLCTALCYCCSRCRAEGQYSHDASHRLLPNQDESTQIGGGGGGEEDGGGGSSRAGNQR